Proteins from a single region of Chengkuizengella sediminis:
- a CDS encoding PhoH family protein, translated as MKKIYVLDTNVLLHDPNALFSFLEHDVIVPAIVLEEIDSKKRNADEIGRNARYVSRLLDGFREKGKLQEGISLENGGRLKVELNHLSFLKMKNIFAEITNDNRILAVALNYKLEEEEKSHPKSVVLVSKDTLVRIKADVLGIKAEDYLSDRVEKTTDYTGYNTLNIHPSIIDEFYTFRNITIDHLKFKHNLNPHEFVILKDELGTSKSALLKVDEQIKKLDALYLSNDPIWGIAARNVQQRMVLELLLNDDIPLVTITGRAGTGKTLLALASGLLKVEDENKYKKLLIARPVVPMGKDLGYLPGEKEEKLRPWMQPIYDNLEFLFNTKKSGDLDKILAGLGSIQVEALTYIRGRSIPNQFIIIDEAQNLSKHEVKTILSRVGEGSKIVLMGDPEQIDHPYLDASSNGLTHVVERFKNEMVSGHITLKKGERSHLAQLATDLL; from the coding sequence ATGAAAAAGATATATGTGTTAGATACGAATGTTCTTTTACATGATCCGAACGCACTTTTTAGCTTTTTAGAACATGATGTAATTGTTCCGGCTATCGTATTGGAGGAAATCGATTCAAAGAAAAGAAATGCTGATGAAATTGGAAGGAATGCAAGATATGTATCGAGATTATTAGATGGATTTCGAGAAAAAGGGAAACTTCAAGAAGGAATTTCGTTGGAAAATGGTGGTCGACTAAAAGTTGAACTTAATCATCTTAGTTTTTTAAAAATGAAAAATATATTTGCAGAAATTACTAATGATAATCGTATATTGGCTGTAGCATTAAATTACAAATTAGAGGAGGAAGAAAAATCACACCCTAAATCTGTAGTATTAGTCAGCAAAGATACTCTTGTAAGAATAAAAGCAGATGTTTTGGGAATAAAAGCAGAGGATTATCTATCTGATCGAGTTGAAAAAACAACCGATTATACTGGGTATAATACGTTGAATATACATCCTTCAATTATTGATGAGTTTTATACTTTCAGAAATATAACGATTGATCATTTAAAATTCAAACATAACTTAAATCCACATGAATTTGTTATTTTGAAAGATGAGTTAGGAACTTCGAAATCAGCTCTTTTAAAAGTGGATGAGCAAATCAAAAAGTTGGATGCTTTATATTTGAGTAATGATCCGATTTGGGGGATTGCTGCAAGAAACGTACAACAAAGAATGGTTCTAGAGTTATTATTAAACGATGATATCCCGCTAGTAACGATTACTGGAAGAGCGGGTACTGGTAAAACTTTACTGGCGCTTGCTTCTGGTTTATTGAAAGTAGAGGATGAAAATAAATATAAAAAATTGCTTATTGCAAGACCTGTCGTACCTATGGGTAAGGATTTAGGATATCTCCCGGGTGAAAAAGAAGAAAAATTACGACCTTGGATGCAACCTATATATGATAATCTTGAATTTCTATTTAATACAAAAAAATCAGGTGATTTAGATAAAATATTAGCTGGATTAGGTAGTATTCAAGTTGAGGCATTAACCTATATAAGAGGACGTTCTATTCCGAATCAGTTTATCATTATAGATGAAGCTCAAAATTTATCCAAACACGAAGTGAAGACCATTTTATCACGTGTAGGTGAAGGTAGTAAAATTGTTCTTATGGGTGATCCTGAACAGATTGATCATCCATATTTAGATGCTTCTAGTAATG
- a CDS encoding YhcN/YlaJ family sporulation lipoprotein, which translates to MRMLILFMSLLCILFGCNQQSENYTDKQTVKELQTSSENKNMNQAEVTKRLETLTLSIPEVNAANIVVIGNTALVGIDIDGTLERSKVGSVKYSVAEALSKDPYGANAVITADMDLNVRIKEIRNDIMKGKPISGFAEELADIVGRVIPQFPQNAIQNQQNKQINKPKNEADKNQLNTHQ; encoded by the coding sequence ATGAGAATGTTAATTTTATTTATGAGTTTGTTGTGTATACTCTTCGGATGTAATCAACAATCTGAAAATTACACTGATAAACAAACTGTCAAAGAACTTCAAACTTCATCAGAAAATAAAAATATGAATCAAGCAGAGGTGACAAAAAGGTTAGAAACACTAACCCTTTCTATACCAGAAGTGAATGCAGCAAATATTGTAGTAATTGGAAATACAGCACTAGTAGGTATCGATATTGATGGAACTTTAGAAAGGTCAAAAGTTGGAAGTGTAAAATATTCTGTTGCAGAAGCTTTAAGTAAAGATCCTTACGGTGCAAATGCAGTAATTACAGCTGACATGGATTTAAATGTACGAATTAAAGAAATCAGAAACGATATCATGAAAGGTAAACCAATTTCTGGTTTCGCTGAAGAATTAGCTGATATTGTAGGTCGAGTCATTCCACAGTTTCCACAGAATGCAATACAAAACCAGCAAAATAAGCAAATAAACAAGCCAAAAAATGAAGCAGATAAAAATCAACTTAACACCCATCAATAA
- a CDS encoding pyridoxamine 5'-phosphate oxidase family protein produces MTDILTELNETIFSQLQKEKLVLLHTMDDESGSPTSSVISWIYAVDSITVRFAVDQRSRIVNNLKNNKLVSLTTFASATVYEIAGSAELLTEAMEEVPFKLACIEIKIKSVRDVMFYGARISTEPEYEKTYDKRAAEKLDNQVFEAIKKC; encoded by the coding sequence GTGACAGATATTTTGACCGAGTTAAATGAAACGATATTTTCTCAACTCCAAAAAGAAAAATTAGTTTTGTTGCATACGATGGATGATGAGTCAGGTTCACCAACAAGTAGTGTTATTTCTTGGATTTACGCAGTGGATTCAATAACAGTTAGATTTGCCGTTGATCAACGCTCTAGAATTGTTAATAACCTAAAAAATAATAAGCTTGTGTCTTTAACAACTTTCGCTTCAGCAACGGTATATGAAATTGCTGGATCAGCTGAGCTTTTAACTGAAGCAATGGAAGAAGTGCCATTCAAATTAGCTTGTATAGAGATAAAAATAAAAAGTGTAAGAGATGTGATGTTTTACGGAGCGCGCATTTCTACAGAACCTGAATATGAAAAAACCTACGACAAAAGGGCAGCAGAGAAGCTGGATAATCAGGTTTTTGAAGCAATTAAAAAGTGCTGA
- a CDS encoding YlaH-like family protein, translated as MFLLTAEPVDIQPIDWGAFIQDHWYKYIIIFICLIYVFNKVFRVKKLPILKDLVIYSIIALFSFILLIFEIDVDLPIIFSLMIAVALMFTVRIRYFFEDRKKKN; from the coding sequence ATGTTTTTATTAACAGCTGAACCAGTAGATATTCAACCTATTGATTGGGGTGCATTTATCCAAGATCATTGGTATAAATATATTATCATTTTTATTTGCCTTATTTATGTGTTTAACAAGGTGTTTAGAGTGAAAAAGTTACCAATATTAAAAGACTTGGTTATTTATTCAATCATTGCACTGTTTTCATTTATTTTATTAATATTTGAAATTGATGTTGATTTACCTATAATTTTTAGTTTAATGATTGCAGTTGCACTCATGTTCACAGTTCGCATCCGTTATTTTTTCGAAGATCGTAAAAAGAAAAATTAA
- the typA gene encoding translational GTPase TypA: MFNREMIRNIAIIAHVDHGKTTLVDKLLQQSGVFRDNEAIQDRMMDSNDLERERGITILAKNTAIEYKDYLINIVDTPGHSDFGGEVERIMKMVDGVLLVVDAFEGCMPQTKFVLKKALEQNLTPIVVLNKIDRPNARPAEVIDEVLELFIELEASDEQLDFPVVYASALQGTSSLDADKQEDNMFSMFETITEHIPSPKESVKEPLQFLVTLMDYNEYLGRIGVGRVNRGKISQGQVVTVINREGKHKQARIEKLFGFQGLKRVEIQEAGAGDIIAIAGIKDINIGETIADPTNPEALPVLKIDEPTLQMTFLVNNSPFAGKEGKYVTSSKLRERLYKEIETDVSLKVEDTDSPDAFIVSGRGELHLGILIENMRREGFELQVSKPEVIIKEIDGVKCEPMEHLLIDVPEESMGAVMESLGTRKAEMQNMINNGNGQVRLEFMIPARGLIGYGTEFLTMTRGYGIMNHSFERYAPYAGQGVGGRQKGVLVSTETGISKLYGILNVEDRGTLFLKPGTEIYEGMIVGEHTRDNDIVVNICKEKALNNIRTANKEETVKMKTPRIFSLEEALEYLNEDEYCEITPESIRLRKKILNKSERERSEKNRKLAKANA, encoded by the coding sequence ATGTTTAACAGAGAAATGATCAGAAATATTGCAATTATTGCTCACGTTGATCACGGGAAAACGACATTAGTGGATAAATTATTACAACAGTCAGGTGTATTTCGTGATAACGAAGCAATTCAGGATAGAATGATGGATTCTAATGACTTGGAAAGAGAACGTGGAATTACAATTCTTGCAAAAAATACAGCAATTGAATATAAAGATTATTTAATCAACATCGTAGATACACCAGGTCACTCTGACTTTGGTGGTGAAGTAGAACGAATTATGAAAATGGTTGATGGTGTATTATTAGTTGTAGATGCTTTTGAAGGATGTATGCCGCAGACTAAATTTGTACTCAAAAAAGCTTTGGAACAAAACTTAACACCTATCGTCGTTTTAAATAAAATTGACCGTCCTAATGCTCGTCCTGCAGAAGTGATTGACGAAGTTTTAGAGTTGTTTATTGAGTTAGAAGCATCAGATGAACAGTTAGATTTTCCTGTTGTTTATGCTTCAGCATTACAAGGAACCTCAAGCTTAGATGCAGATAAACAAGAAGACAATATGTTCTCCATGTTTGAAACGATTACAGAACATATTCCATCTCCTAAAGAAAGTGTAAAAGAACCATTACAATTTCTAGTTACTTTGATGGATTATAATGAATATTTAGGTAGAATTGGTGTTGGGCGTGTAAATCGTGGTAAGATTTCACAAGGTCAGGTTGTGACCGTCATCAATAGAGAAGGAAAACACAAACAAGCACGTATTGAAAAATTGTTTGGTTTTCAAGGATTAAAAAGAGTTGAAATCCAAGAAGCTGGAGCAGGCGATATTATTGCTATCGCAGGTATTAAAGATATCAACATTGGTGAAACAATTGCAGACCCTACTAATCCTGAAGCCCTTCCTGTGCTTAAAATTGATGAACCAACACTTCAAATGACATTTTTAGTTAATAACAGTCCTTTTGCAGGTAAAGAAGGAAAATATGTTACGTCAAGTAAACTTCGTGAACGACTGTATAAAGAAATTGAAACTGATGTTAGTTTAAAAGTAGAAGATACAGATAGTCCAGATGCTTTCATTGTATCAGGAAGAGGAGAACTTCACTTAGGAATTCTGATTGAAAATATGCGTAGAGAAGGTTTTGAACTGCAGGTTTCTAAACCTGAAGTCATCATTAAAGAAATTGATGGTGTAAAATGTGAACCAATGGAACATCTTTTAATTGACGTACCAGAGGAAAGCATGGGTGCTGTAATGGAAAGTTTGGGAACACGTAAAGCAGAAATGCAGAATATGATCAACAATGGAAATGGTCAAGTAAGACTTGAATTTATGATTCCAGCAAGAGGGTTAATTGGATATGGAACAGAATTTTTAACTATGACTCGTGGATATGGAATAATGAATCACTCCTTTGAACGTTATGCACCATATGCTGGTCAAGGTGTTGGTGGGAGACAAAAAGGTGTACTGGTATCTACAGAAACCGGAATAAGTAAATTATATGGTATCTTGAATGTAGAGGATCGTGGAACGTTATTCTTAAAACCTGGTACAGAAATATATGAAGGTATGATTGTTGGAGAACATACAAGAGATAATGATATTGTTGTGAATATTTGTAAAGAAAAAGCACTAAATAATATTCGAACTGCGAATAAAGAAGAAACAGTAAAAATGAAAACTCCTCGTATTTTTTCATTAGAGGAAGCATTAGAATATTTGAATGAAGATGAATATTGTGAAATCACACCAGAATCTATCCGTTTACGCAAAAAGATCTTAAATAAAAGTGAACGTGAACGCAGTGAAAAAAATCGTAAATTAGCAAAAGCTAATGCTTAA
- a CDS encoding YjbE family putative metal transport protein, with product MVENIFIMVEIIVINIVLSGDNAIVIALASKNLPQQQQKKAVWWGALGAVFLRLALTVGAVFLLDIPYIQAIGSGLLLYIAIALLINDSDHSVKEVFSLGAAIWTIVVADFVMSLDNVLAIAAIAQDDYILLFLGIGMSIPLIVWGSTFFMKLLEKYTFLVYIGAGILGYTAGEMLLNDQKAIELLRDTHHSLHWFIPAFCTAVVLLAGLFFSKKT from the coding sequence GTGGTAGAAAATATATTCATTATGGTAGAAATCATTGTTATTAATATTGTACTAAGTGGAGATAATGCAATTGTCATTGCATTAGCAAGTAAAAACCTTCCACAACAACAGCAAAAAAAAGCAGTGTGGTGGGGGGCCTTGGGTGCAGTTTTTCTTAGATTAGCTTTAACTGTAGGTGCAGTTTTTCTTCTGGATATCCCATATATTCAGGCTATTGGATCAGGACTCTTGTTGTACATTGCTATCGCTCTTCTGATCAATGACAGTGACCATTCTGTCAAGGAGGTTTTTTCACTTGGAGCAGCGATTTGGACCATCGTCGTTGCAGATTTCGTGATGAGTTTAGATAATGTGTTAGCGATAGCTGCAATAGCACAAGATGATTATATTTTATTGTTTTTGGGAATTGGTATGAGTATTCCATTGATCGTTTGGGGTAGCACTTTTTTTATGAAATTGCTTGAGAAATATACTTTTTTAGTTTATATTGGTGCGGGTATTTTAGGGTACACTGCTGGTGAAATGTTATTAAATGATCAAAAAGCGATTGAACTGCTTAGAGATACTCACCATTCATTGCATTGGTTTATCCCAGCTTTTTGTACGGCGGTTGTATTATTAGCAGGATTATTCTTTTCTAAGAAGACATAG
- a CDS encoding TerC family protein, whose translation MDFFTLEFLSALITIIFIDLVLAGDNAIVIGLAARNLPQNQQKKVVILGTIGAVGIRIVATVFVVWLLKVPWLLLAGGLLLIWIAYKLLVEDGDHDVNAAKSLWAAVWTIVVADASMGFDNVIAVAGAAEGEFILVILGLIISVPIIVWGSTLFIKVIDRYPVIIYFGSGILAYTAAKMITDEPKLVHFFENNASLKWTLVAVIVIGVVAIGKLVNVSKEKKRAQLKGSK comes from the coding sequence ATGGATTTTTTTACACTTGAATTTTTGTCTGCACTAATCACCATTATTTTTATTGATTTAGTTTTAGCTGGTGACAACGCAATAGTGATTGGTTTAGCTGCAAGAAACTTACCACAAAACCAACAGAAAAAAGTAGTCATTTTAGGAACGATAGGTGCTGTAGGTATACGTATTGTTGCAACGGTATTTGTTGTGTGGTTACTAAAGGTTCCATGGCTGTTACTCGCTGGAGGGCTGCTGTTAATATGGATCGCTTATAAACTTTTGGTTGAAGACGGTGATCATGATGTGAATGCTGCAAAAAGTTTGTGGGCAGCAGTATGGACCATTGTTGTTGCAGATGCATCGATGGGATTTGATAATGTTATCGCTGTCGCGGGGGCAGCAGAAGGAGAATTTATTCTTGTTATCCTGGGATTAATCATTAGTGTCCCAATTATCGTATGGGGTAGTACGTTGTTTATAAAAGTCATTGATCGTTATCCTGTTATCATTTATTTCGGTTCCGGCATCTTAGCTTACACAGCAGCAAAAATGATTACAGATGAACCAAAGTTAGTACACTTTTTTGAAAACAATGCCTCTTTAAAGTGGACCCTTGTTGCTGTAATTGTTATCGGTGTAGTAGCAATAGGTAAGCTAGTTAACGTAAGCAAAGAAAAAAAGAGAGCCCAGTTAAAAGGCTCAAAATAA
- the thiI gene encoding tRNA uracil 4-sulfurtransferase ThiI: MKPDYILLRLGELTLKGRNRSVFENRVLTHIRDFLKSYPNIQIIKNYGRVYIQLNGESFEGIAEQLKKIFGLVSFSPVKKVDTELEAMREVSLELMNNLVPKPNTFKVNVRRAYKHFPHDSQELNHLIGGYVLHHTPGLKVNVHEPDVILKVEVREEGTFIYSETISGLGGFPLGSSGKSMLMLSGGIDSPVAGYLAMKRGMKLEAVHFHSAPFTSERAKQKVIDLAKELTNYSGKMKVHIVPFTEIQTQFNEHARKNLIITFMRRAMLRITEKLAEKNGNLGIITGDNLGQVASQTLSSLNVIGRATGMPILRPLITMDKNEIIKIAQDINTFETSILPYEDCCTIFLPKNPATNPNLGLVERIEDSMEWLPQSIEDAVENTETIIVSNQEEEKLSHLF; the protein is encoded by the coding sequence ATGAAGCCAGATTATATATTACTTCGTTTGGGAGAACTTACACTTAAAGGTAGAAATCGAAGCGTCTTTGAGAATCGAGTTCTAACTCATATTCGTGATTTTTTGAAATCATATCCTAATATTCAAATTATAAAAAACTATGGTAGGGTATATATTCAATTAAATGGTGAGTCATTTGAAGGCATTGCTGAACAATTAAAAAAAATTTTTGGACTTGTATCGTTTAGTCCTGTGAAAAAAGTAGATACAGAACTTGAAGCAATGAGAGAAGTAAGCCTAGAATTAATGAATAACTTGGTACCAAAACCAAATACTTTTAAAGTTAATGTTCGCAGAGCATATAAACATTTTCCTCATGACTCACAAGAGCTTAATCACTTAATTGGAGGATATGTATTACATCATACACCAGGATTAAAAGTAAATGTTCATGAACCAGATGTGATTTTAAAAGTAGAAGTAAGAGAAGAAGGAACATTTATTTATTCGGAGACGATATCAGGATTAGGTGGTTTTCCGCTAGGAAGCAGTGGTAAATCTATGTTAATGTTATCAGGAGGGATTGATAGCCCTGTTGCTGGTTATCTTGCGATGAAACGCGGAATGAAACTAGAGGCAGTCCACTTTCATAGCGCACCTTTTACTAGCGAACGTGCTAAACAAAAGGTAATTGATTTGGCAAAAGAATTAACGAATTACTCTGGAAAAATGAAAGTGCATATCGTACCGTTTACAGAAATACAAACACAGTTTAATGAACATGCTCGTAAGAACTTAATCATTACATTCATGAGAAGAGCGATGCTTCGAATTACTGAAAAATTAGCTGAGAAGAACGGAAATCTAGGCATCATTACTGGAGATAATTTAGGTCAGGTGGCAAGTCAAACGTTATCTAGCTTGAATGTTATTGGACGTGCGACTGGAATGCCAATCTTACGTCCTTTAATTACGATGGATAAAAACGAAATTATTAAAATTGCACAAGATATTAATACATTTGAGACTTCCATACTTCCTTATGAGGATTGCTGTACTATTTTCCTACCTAAAAATCCAGCTACAAACCCAAATCTAGGTTTAGTTGAAAGAATTGAAGACTCGATGGAATGGCTTCCGCAAAGTATTGAAGATGCAGTGGAAAATACGGAAACCATCATCGTTTCTAATCAAGAAGAAGAAAAACTAAGTCATTTATTTTGA
- a CDS encoding cysteine desulfurase family protein yields MYYFDHSATTPPFNEVTDTVLEVMKNYYGNPSSLHQFGIDAEQLMRRARHVISESLDVNGEQLIFTSGGTESNNMAIKGVAFQYQNRGKHLITTEIEHASVYESFKQLEQLGYQVTYLPVNHTGQVSIEDLQNALTDETILVSIMHVNNEVGRIQPIKKIASLLKKHKRIFFHVDAIQSIGKIPLYPEEWGIDLMSVSAHKLNGPKGVGVLYYRKGIKLFPLLSGGGQEAGYRSGTENVPLIVGMAKAIRISMDKQKGNLEHLYRLRKKLTDFILQIPELKLNGSVDPEHMAPHIVHFSFTGMKSEVIVHALEKKGIYVSTRSACASGESKASRVLKAMGTSENNANSGIRISMSAEHSVEDIDTLCNQLKQVVHDYKGFTK; encoded by the coding sequence ATGTATTATTTTGACCACTCTGCTACAACACCTCCATTTAATGAAGTGACGGATACTGTCCTTGAGGTTATGAAAAATTATTATGGTAATCCATCTTCACTTCATCAATTTGGAATAGATGCAGAACAATTGATGAGAAGAGCTAGACATGTAATCTCAGAGTCGTTAGATGTAAATGGAGAACAGCTTATATTTACTTCTGGAGGGACTGAGAGCAACAACATGGCAATTAAAGGGGTTGCATTTCAATATCAAAACAGAGGGAAACACTTAATTACGACAGAAATTGAACATGCCTCTGTATATGAAAGCTTTAAACAACTTGAACAATTAGGTTATCAAGTAACTTATTTACCTGTGAATCATACAGGTCAAGTTTCAATAGAAGATCTACAGAATGCACTTACAGATGAAACAATCTTAGTGAGTATTATGCATGTAAATAATGAAGTTGGACGAATACAGCCGATTAAAAAAATAGCTAGTTTGTTAAAAAAACATAAACGTATTTTTTTTCATGTTGATGCAATACAAAGTATAGGTAAAATACCTCTATATCCTGAAGAGTGGGGGATTGATCTAATGAGTGTTTCTGCTCATAAGTTAAATGGTCCAAAAGGGGTTGGGGTATTATACTATAGGAAAGGAATTAAATTATTTCCTTTATTGTCAGGTGGTGGACAGGAAGCAGGCTATCGTTCAGGAACTGAAAATGTCCCACTGATTGTTGGTATGGCTAAAGCAATAAGAATTTCAATGGATAAACAGAAAGGTAATCTCGAACATTTGTATCGTTTAAGAAAAAAATTAACAGATTTTATTCTTCAAATTCCTGAACTTAAATTAAATGGATCAGTTGATCCTGAACATATGGCACCTCATATCGTACATTTTTCATTTACTGGTATGAAATCTGAAGTGATCGTCCACGCATTGGAAAAAAAAGGAATTTATGTTTCCACAAGATCTGCATGTGCTTCTGGTGAAAGTAAAGCAAGCCGTGTACTTAAAGCTATGGGAACATCTGAGAATAATGCGAATAGCGGTATACGTATTAGCATGTCTGCTGAACACTCTGTAGAAGATATTGATACGTTGTGTAATCAGTTAAAGCAAGTTGTTCATGATTATAAAGGGTTTACAAAATAG
- a CDS encoding DUF4190 domain-containing protein codes for MDSENMNIGNRNERNQMNDNLSNDNVEPFDEEYAEEYAPFNVANFNRERNETIQSDVEEARDIGANTTLGIISLVFALASWFIYPLILGPAAAVFGFVAWYQGSRTLGGWSIALGVIAFLAYMVLPLYT; via the coding sequence ATGGATTCAGAAAACATGAACATCGGAAATAGAAATGAACGAAATCAAATGAACGATAACTTATCTAATGATAATGTTGAACCATTTGATGAGGAATATGCTGAAGAATATGCTCCTTTTAATGTAGCTAATTTCAATAGGGAACGAAATGAGACAATACAATCTGATGTGGAAGAGGCAAGAGATATAGGTGCTAATACTACATTAGGCATAATATCCCTTGTATTTGCACTTGCATCATGGTTTATTTATCCCTTGATTTTAGGTCCTGCTGCTGCTGTATTCGGTTTTGTTGCATGGTATCAGGGGAGCCGTACACTTGGCGGTTGGTCCATTGCATTGGGAGTCATTGCTTTTCTCGCATATATGGTATTACCTTTATACACCTAG
- a CDS encoding DUF1540 domain-containing protein, whose translation MPQVKCSVANCEYWAAGNNCNADKINIEVDEHANINFNEEFAGENFDSNHQDKASKESNTCCHTFKKKS comes from the coding sequence ATGCCGCAAGTAAAATGCAGCGTGGCAAATTGTGAATATTGGGCAGCAGGTAATAACTGTAATGCAGATAAAATTAATATTGAAGTAGATGAACATGCAAATATCAATTTTAATGAAGAATTCGCAGGCGAAAATTTTGATTCCAATCATCAGGATAAAGCTTCAAAGGAATCGAATACGTGTTGTCACACGTTTAAAAAGAAGTCTTAA
- a CDS encoding YpuI family protein, which produces MTKDNVKNLCEITKGKLKGVIDKTEEFLNHHSLTQLNIDNDIEMEQFYRDILSDVRHLLVFSEVFYEKIGICLRRPNFNLDFSEKVLFDVYHKCIASFFYPKHECYAEDGRYAYTGQDAIRFRKKPSREIRDLILGLSKTFEELRDDLAFYETDYLTEKKLQGKSV; this is translated from the coding sequence ATGACTAAAGACAATGTAAAAAATTTATGTGAAATTACAAAAGGAAAATTAAAGGGAGTCATTGATAAAACAGAAGAATTTTTAAATCATCATTCGCTAACTCAACTAAACATAGACAATGATATTGAAATGGAACAGTTTTATCGAGATATTTTATCTGATGTACGGCATTTGCTTGTGTTTTCAGAAGTTTTTTATGAGAAAATTGGAATCTGCTTACGAAGACCTAATTTTAATTTAGATTTTTCCGAAAAGGTTTTGTTTGATGTATACCATAAGTGTATAGCTTCATTTTTCTACCCTAAGCACGAATGTTATGCAGAAGATGGCAGATATGCATATACAGGTCAAGATGCGATTCGATTTAGAAAAAAACCATCACGTGAAATTAGAGATCTTATTCTAGGGTTATCTAAAACATTTGAGGAATTACGTGATGATCTTGCGTTTTATGAAACAGATTATTTAACAGAGAAAAAATTACAAGGTAAAAGTGTATAA